CCTAAATATAGAAGATAAGCAATATATGGAAAAATAAAGAAAGATATAGGAAAAATATTAAGAAATTTATGCGAATACAAGGGAATGGAAATAATAGAAGCGAATGCTTGTAAAGATCATATACATATGTTAGTAAGTATACCACCAAAATTAAGTGTATCAAGTTTTATGGGTTACTTAAAGGGAAAAAGTTCGTTAATGATATTTGATAAACATATGAATTTAAAATATAAGTATGGGAATAGGCATTTTTGGTGTAGAGGATATTATGTAGATACAGTAGGAAGAAATAAAGAAAGGATCACTCAATATATAAGGGAACAGTTACAAGAAGATATAGCAAAAGATCAATTAACATTAAAAGAGTATATTGATCCTTTCGGAGAAATAAAATAACTAGAAGCCACCAGCTACTTTAGTAGCAATTATGAGGAATAATGCAGTTGGCAAACCAATTCAGAAAGCCTTAAGGCTAAGCTGAGTAACACATCCTTATAGGGTGGAGCAAACTACCACTTGAAGTGGTAGTTTGTGATTTTAGTTCCAAGCAGGAATATATCCACCTTTAAATTTTTCTAAAATATATTTTTTCATTTTATCACTTTGATAAGCTTTAACAAAAGCTTTTATATCTTCTCTATTTTCATCTCCTTTTCTTACAGCAAAAACATTAACATATGGAGATTTAGAGGCATCTTCTAGAAGAATAGCATCTTCAGTAGGAAGATATCCAGCTTCAACAGCGTATCCACCATTGATAACACAACCAGCAACATCTTTAATAACTCTAGGAAGTTGAGGTGCTTCAATAAGTTTAAATTTTATTTTTTTAGGATTTTCAATTATATCAAATTCTGTAGCAAGTAAATTACTAGGATCTTCTAATTTTATAAGTCCAGCATTATGGAACATTATAAGAGCTCTTCCAGCGTTAGTAGGATCATTAGGAATAGCAATTGTAGATTTATTAGGAATTTCATCAAGAGATTTATATTTATCTGAATAAAGTCCTAAAGCAACTACATAAGTTTCACCAGCACTTACTAAATCTAATCCTTTATCTTTACAAAATTGATTTAGATATTGAATATGTTGGAATGAGTTTATATCAATAGCTCCATCAGCTAGTGCTAAGTTAGGAGTTACATAATCATTCATTTCAACTAATTCTAATTCTATTCCTTGAGCTTTTAAATCATCTTTAATTATATTAAACATTTCAGGTCCAGGATAAGAAGGAGCACCTAATTTTAAAGTTTTTCCAAAAGTGATACTAGAAATTATTAAAAGTAGAAATAGTAATATTTTTTTCATAAAATTTTCCTCCAAAAATTTAAGTAAGTATGATTAGAAAGTAGCTACAACTCCACCATTGTAATTGTCTAAAATATATTGTTTAACTTTTTCACTTTGAAGAGCATTGATAAGTTTAACGATATCTTCTCTTTTTTCATCTCCTTCTCTTACTGCTATAATATTAGCATATGGAGATTCTTCTCCCTCTAAAGTTAAGGCATCTTTTACAGGTGAAAATCCAGCTTCTAGAGCATAGTTTCCATTGATAACAGCAGCAGCTACATCTGGTAAAACTCTAGGAAGTTGAGGTGCTTCAATAGGTTTAAATTTTAAATTTTTAGGATTTTCAACTATATCAAATTCAGTTGCATATAAGTTATTAGGATCTTCTAATTTTATAAGTCCCTTATTATGTAAAAGAATTAATGCTCTACCTCCATTAGATGGGTCATTAGGTATAGCAATAGTAGATTTAGCTGGAATATCTTCAAGTTTTGAGAATTTTTTAGAAAATACTCCTAATGGTTCTACGTGAATTTTTGCAGCTGAAACTAATTTAAGTCCTCTTTCACTAGCAAATTTTTCTAAATATGGATAGTGTTGGAAGAAGTTTGCATCAATTTCTCCATCAGCTAAAGCTAAGTTAGGAGTTACATAGTCAGTAAAATCTACAACTTTTAAATCTACTCCTTGAGTTTTTAAATCATCCTTAACTAAATTTAATAACTCAGCATGTGGAACAGGTGTAGCTCCTACTTTTAACTCTCCTGCTAATACATTTGTTCCTAAGACTAAAAGTCCTGCTAATAAAAGTGTTTTGAAAGATTTTTTCATATTATCCTCTCCCTTGTTTTATAATTTTATTGTTAATTATCTATTTTTCTTTGCTCTATAAACTAAATAGTTTCCTAGTGATTGAAGTAGTTGAACTACTATAATAATTACAATTACAGCATAGATCATAATATCAGTTTTAAATCTTTGATATCCAAATCTAATAGCTAAGTCTCCTAATCCTCCAGCACCAATTGTTCCAGCCATAGCAGAAAATCCTATAAGACTGATAACTGTAACAGTGATTCCATGAATAATATGTGGTAAAGTTTCAGGAATCATTACTTTAAAAATAATTGTCCAACTGTTAGCTCCCATACTTGAGCTAGCTTCTATAAGTCCTTTATCAACTTCATTTAAAGCTCCCTCTATCATTCTAGCTACAAATGGTGCAGCTGAAATTGAAAGCGGAACTATAGCAGCTGTACTACCAATTGTAGTTCCTACAACTATTCTAGATAGTGGAAATAGTAAGATCATTAGAATTATAAATGGAAATGATCTCAATGTATTAATTACAAAATCTAATACTTTATTAAGTTTTGGTCTTTCTAATATATTTCCCTCTTTTGTAATCGTTAAAAGTATTCCTATTGGAAAACCAATAATAAGTGAAAATAGAGTTGAAAAGAAAACCATATAAAGTGTTTCAAGTGTAGATGTCCATATCATACTAAATACCATTGTATATCACCTCTGTAAGTACTCCAGCTTCATTTTTAAACCAATTAATTGCTTCTTTTTGTTGTTCCATATCTCCAGATAATTCTATGAATAGATGCCCAACTTTCATTGTTGCAAGATGATCAATTGATCCACCTATTATACTAAAATCAATATTAAAAGTTCTAACAGCTTGTGAGATTATAGGATCTTCAGCAATAGTTCCTAAAAATTCCAATCTAACAATAGATTTTCCTTTTGTTTTCATAATCTCTATTCCTCTCTCTTCAACTCCTGGAAGATAAGAGATTAACTCTTTAGTTATATCTGTTTGAGGATTAGAGAAAATATGGTGAACACTACCAGATTCTACAATTTTTCCATCAGCCATAACAGCAACTCTATTACAAATATCTCTAATTACTTCCATTTGGTGAGTTATCATTATAACTGTAAGTCCAAACTGTTTTTGTATTGTTTTTATCAACTCAAGAATTGACTTTGTTGTTTTTGGGTCAAGAGCAGAAGTAGCTTCATCAGATAGCAGAATATCTGGATTGTTAGCTAGAGCTCTAGCTATAGCTACTCTTTGTTTTTGTCCTCCTGATAGTTGTGAAGGATAGTAATCTTTTTTATCAGATAATTCAACAACTTCTAAAAGTTCAAGTACTCTTTTTTCTATATCAGATTTTTTCCAACCAGCAATTTCTAAAGAGAAAGCCACATTTTCTCCAACTGTTCTAGAAGCTAATAAATTGAAGTGTTGGAAGATCATTCCAATTTTTTTTCTTCTTTCTAATAACTCTTTTTTAGAAAGAGACGTAATATCTACACCATCTATTATTATTTTACCACTTGTAGGTTCTTCTAATCTGTTTAATAATCTTATAAGAGATGATTTTCCAGCTCCACTAAGCCCTATTACTCCAAATATATCTCCTGTTTTTATCTCTAAAGATACATCTTTAACAGCATGATAACCATTAGGATATATCTTATTAATTCCTTGTATTTCTATCATAATATTCCTCCCTAAAAAAAAATCTCTATTACCATCAAGTAATAGAGATTTAATAGACCTTGTAAAACTACTCGTTCTATCCATCTGTCTGGAATTAGCACCACACCATTTGGCAGGTTGCTGAAACATCATAGGGCCAGTCCCTCAGTTTCTCTTGATGGTTAATTTCTTTGTTAGAGTTATAATATAACTTTTTTACCAAAATGTCAATATTTTTTTAATAAAATATAGACTAAAAATTTTTTTTATTTTAAAATATATAAAAAAGCAAGGAGAAAAAAATGAAAGAGTTTAATATAGAAAAGGGAGATATAATAACTATTACAGGAGCTGGTGGAAAAACTTCTTTGATGTTTTCATTGGCAAAAAAATTATCTAATTTAGGAAAAGTTTTAGTTACAACCACTACTAAAATTTTTGTTCCAAAATTAGAGGATTTTGAGGAGATGAAAATTTCAGATAAAAAATTTAAAGGATTGGGAAAAAATATCTTTATTTATGGAGAAAAAATAGAAAATAATAAGGTACATTCACTCTCTTATGAAGAAATTTTTCAATTAAAGGAAAAATTTGATTTTATTTTAATTGAGGGTGATGGAGCAAAGGAGAAAAAGATAAAAGCTTGGAATGATACAGAGCCATGTATTCCTAATTTTTCAACTAAAGTAATAGGAGTAGTAAATTTAGATATAAAAGATTTGGAATTAAAAGAGGAAAATATTCATAGATTTGAATTATTTAAAGAAAAATTTTTTGATTATATAGAGGGAAAAGTTGAAGAGGAATTTTTAACTAAGTATATAGAAACAGGAGATTTTTTTAAAAATTTCTTTTCTAAAGAAAAATATATATTTTTAAATGGAATTGATGGTGAAAAATATTTAGAAAAATTTTCTTTAGCTATGAAAATTTGTAACAGATTAAATGGAAAATATAAATTTATTTTAGGTTCTGTAAAGGAAGATATATTTTTTAGATATAAAGCAACAGATGCAGTAGTTATGGCTTCAGGATATTCGAGAAGAATGGGAGAAAATAAATTAAAACTTCCATACAGAGATACAACTCTATTAGATTATAATTTAGAGAAAATATCATTCTATCCTTTTTATAATACATATGTATGTGGAAGAGAAAGTTGGGTAGAAGAATTAGCTAAACTATATAATTTTAAATACTTAAATAATGAAAAAGCTGAATTGGGACAGAGTGAAAGTATAAAACTAGGAGTAAAAAATTCAGAAGGAGAGGGAATAGTTTTTTTTACTGGAGATCAACCTTTTCTTACAACTGAAAGTATTTTGAAACTTTATTATAATTTTCAAAGATATAATTATATAACTATTCCAAGAGTAGAAAAAGAAAGATTTTCCCCTGTTTTTTTTCCAGAAGATAAGAAAATAGAATTATTAAAATTAGAAGGTGATACTGGAGGAAGAGAAGTAATAAGAAATGCTTCATTAATTTCTTTTGTGGACTTTTATAATAGTATGGAGTTTTTAGATATAGATACTCCAGAAGAGTATGAAAATGTAATTTCGATTTATTTTGAAAAATAAAAACAGCAGTAAATTTATACTGCTGTTTTTATTAATCTATATTAAAATATCTTGGGGAAAGATTTATTACTCTTTTAGTAT
The window above is part of the uncultured Fusobacterium sp. genome. Proteins encoded here:
- the yqeC gene encoding selenium cofactor biosynthesis protein YqeC, which translates into the protein MKEFNIEKGDIITITGAGGKTSLMFSLAKKLSNLGKVLVTTTTKIFVPKLEDFEEMKISDKKFKGLGKNIFIYGEKIENNKVHSLSYEEIFQLKEKFDFILIEGDGAKEKKIKAWNDTEPCIPNFSTKVIGVVNLDIKDLELKEENIHRFELFKEKFFDYIEGKVEEEFLTKYIETGDFFKNFFSKEKYIFLNGIDGEKYLEKFSLAMKICNRLNGKYKFILGSVKEDIFFRYKATDAVVMASGYSRRMGENKLKLPYRDTTLLDYNLEKISFYPFYNTYVCGRESWVEELAKLYNFKYLNNEKAELGQSESIKLGVKNSEGEGIVFFTGDQPFLTTESILKLYYNFQRYNYITIPRVEKERFSPVFFPEDKKIELLKLEGDTGGREVIRNASLISFVDFYNSMEFLDIDTPEEYENVISIYFEK
- a CDS encoding ATP-binding cassette domain-containing protein, producing the protein MIEIQGINKIYPNGYHAVKDVSLEIKTGDIFGVIGLSGAGKSSLIRLLNRLEEPTSGKIIIDGVDITSLSKKELLERRKKIGMIFQHFNLLASRTVGENVAFSLEIAGWKKSDIEKRVLELLEVVELSDKKDYYPSQLSGGQKQRVAIARALANNPDILLSDEATSALDPKTTKSILELIKTIQKQFGLTVIMITHQMEVIRDICNRVAVMADGKIVESGSVHHIFSNPQTDITKELISYLPGVEERGIEIMKTKGKSIVRLEFLGTIAEDPIISQAVRTFNIDFSIIGGSIDHLATMKVGHLFIELSGDMEQQKEAINWFKNEAGVLTEVIYNGI
- a CDS encoding MetQ/NlpA family ABC transporter substrate-binding protein encodes the protein MKKILLFLLLIISSITFGKTLKLGAPSYPGPEMFNIIKDDLKAQGIELELVEMNDYVTPNLALADGAIDINSFQHIQYLNQFCKDKGLDLVSAGETYVVALGLYSDKYKSLDEIPNKSTIAIPNDPTNAGRALIMFHNAGLIKLEDPSNLLATEFDIIENPKKIKFKLIEAPQLPRVIKDVAGCVINGGYAVEAGYLPTEDAILLEDASKSPYVNVFAVRKGDENREDIKAFVKAYQSDKMKKYILEKFKGGYIPAWN
- a CDS encoding MetQ/NlpA family ABC transporter substrate-binding protein, with product MKKSFKTLLLAGLLVLGTNVLAGELKVGATPVPHAELLNLVKDDLKTQGVDLKVVDFTDYVTPNLALADGEIDANFFQHYPYLEKFASERGLKLVSAAKIHVEPLGVFSKKFSKLEDIPAKSTIAIPNDPSNGGRALILLHNKGLIKLEDPNNLYATEFDIVENPKNLKFKPIEAPQLPRVLPDVAAAVINGNYALEAGFSPVKDALTLEGEESPYANIIAVREGDEKREDIVKLINALQSEKVKQYILDNYNGGVVATF
- a CDS encoding methionine ABC transporter permease, translating into MVFSMIWTSTLETLYMVFFSTLFSLIIGFPIGILLTITKEGNILERPKLNKVLDFVINTLRSFPFIILMILLFPLSRIVVGTTIGSTAAIVPLSISAAPFVARMIEGALNEVDKGLIEASSSMGANSWTIIFKVMIPETLPHIIHGITVTVISLIGFSAMAGTIGAGGLGDLAIRFGYQRFKTDIMIYAVIVIIIVVQLLQSLGNYLVYRAKKNR